A window of the Acipenser ruthenus chromosome 30, fAciRut3.2 maternal haplotype, whole genome shotgun sequence genome harbors these coding sequences:
- the LOC117431362 gene encoding proteasome subunit alpha type-5 — MFLTRSEYDRGVNTFSPEGRLFQVEYAIEAIKLGSTAIGIQTSEGVCLAVEKRITSPLMEPNSIEKIVEIDSHIGCAMSGLIADAKTLIDKARVETQNHWFTYNETMTVESVTQAVSNLALQFGEEDADPGAMSRPFGVALLFGGVDENGPQLYHMDPSGTFIQCDARAIGSASEGAQSSLQEVYHKSMTLKDAIKSSLTILKQVMEEKLNAINIELATVEPGKTFHMFTKEELEEVIKDI, encoded by the exons AGGTGTGAACACATTCTCGCCAGAGGGCAGACTGTTCCAGGTGGAATATGCCATCGAGGCCATAAAG CTCGGCTCAACCGCTATCGGGATCCAGACTTCAGAAGGAGTCTGTTTAGCTGTTGAGAAACGAATCACTTCTCCTCTCATGGAACCCAACAGCATTGAGAAAATTGTCGAAATTGACTCGCACATAG GCTGCGCTATGAGTGGCTTGATAGCTGATGCCAAAACGCTGATCGACAAAGCGCGAGTTGAAACGCAG AATCACTGGTTCACCTACAATGAAACCATGACAGTGGAGAGTGTGACCCAGGCTGTCTCCAACCTGGCGCTGCAGTTTGGGGAGGAAGATGCGGATCCCGGTGCAATG AGTCGTCCCTTTGGCGTGGCGCTTCTGTTTGGAGGTGTCGATGAGAATGGGCCCCAGCT GTATCACATGGACCCTTCGGGCACCTTCATTCAGTGTGATGCCAGAGCCATCGGCTCTGCATCTGAGGGGGCGCAGAGCTCCTTGCAAGAGGTGTAtcacaag TCCATGACGTTGAAGGATGCCATCAAGTCTTCGCTCACCATCCTCAAGCAGGTCATGGAGGAAAAACTGAATGCAATTAACATTGAG CTGGCAACAGTAGAACCTGGCAAGACATTTCACATGTTCACAAAAGAAGAGCTAGAAGAGGTCATCAAAGATATTTAA